In the Dolichospermum flos-aquae CCAP 1403/13F genome, CCGCAGATTCGTGATTGGGATGGTAATTGCCCTTGCGGGGGCATTTACTTTAGGATTAGATGACTTCTTCTGGTCTGAAAATCTGGTAATCAGCCAAAAAGCTATTATTGGTGACGCGGCTGCTTTGTTATCGTCTGTGTTTTATGCAGCTAGTTTCCTGATGATCGAACGACTGCGAACTAGATTACCTGTACAAAATATACTTGTATGGCGCTGCTTTTTAGGTACTTTGTTTATCCTCCCAGTGGTGCTAACCTTTGAAGACCAAATTTTTCCTATTTCCTGGTTTGGTTGGCTCACGGTATTTGGACTAGCTGCTATTTGCGAAGTTCTAGGACATGGATTAGTAGTGTACAGTCTCAAGTATTTATCATCATCCTTTGTGACAATATTTCTGCTACTTGAACCAGTCATGACTGCAATTTTAGCTTGGTTCATCTTTTCAGAAAGCCTAAGTTTGGTTAACCTTTTAGCGCTTAGTTTCATCTTACAAGGTATATATCTGGCAAAAACAGGTAAAGGAGCGGATAAAGAGTGAGTTATACATCAATTAATGGTGTAATTTGGAAATCTTCAAAAACTACTTGAAAACCTTCCCGTTCAGGTGATGCGCACATAGGGCCAACCTGTAAAGTTTGTGCTTCACTCAAATACGCTAGTCTGAGCATTGTATATTGTTCACCGTCAAGGGAATATTTCACCTCCACAGCACCTTCAAATCGTTCCAATCTTAGCCACAAGTAAGCTGTGTTTTGAGGTAGCTGCACTACAGACCAATCAGAATAATCCCGTGTAACTACAGCACTGGCATATTGTACATCGTTTACAAATTCAATTCCACACTTTAACCATGTTAAATCGTTTTCGCGGATCATTAATCCTGCTTGGTCATAAAGCACCTCATACTTGCCGATAATTTTCACATCAGCCCTAAAATTACCTGTGACTTCTTGATAGTAAAAGTGTCCGTTATCACGGATAAAACCGTAATGAGTTTTGCGCCAAAAGTCTGTTTTCAGTCCCGAAGTGACTGATAGTGTTTGTTCCTGATGTTTCCAATCTGGTGGTTCATTGTGCCATTTTTTCATTTTCTTGTTTCTCCCCTTGATAAGGGGGGATTAAGGGGGGTAATAAATATTTGATACATCATCAAGAACTTTTAAAACATCCTCTTAGATATAGTTCTTCCAATTTGAGCATTTTATTTTGAATACTATAATTTTTTGCAGAAATAAG is a window encoding:
- a CDS encoding DMT family transporter, with amino-acid sequence MTTNKLESTKLESTDLNIEQLPPALHSTPSPNVIAFILLSVALVALSWTAILIKLSVREISANATVFNRLWIATIIFGLWNGFNELRVRAKNLNDEPTTKESYQLRDIILLVAVAVVHVVGRVLWSWSLTQTTAANATVLSNLPPLFTTLGAWLILGKTFNRRFVIGMVIALAGAFTLGLDDFFWSENLVISQKAIIGDAAALLSSVFYAASFLMIERLRTRLPVQNILVWRCFLGTLFILPVVLTFEDQIFPISWFGWLTVFGLAAICEVLGHGLVVYSLKYLSSSFVTIFLLLEPVMTAILAWFIFSESLSLVNLLALSFILQGIYLAKTGKGADKE
- a CDS encoding DUF1349 domain-containing protein; its protein translation is MKKWHNEPPDWKHQEQTLSVTSGLKTDFWRKTHYGFIRDNGHFYYQEVTGNFRADVKIIGKYEVLYDQAGLMIRENDLTWLKCGIEFVNDVQYASAVVTRDYSDWSVVQLPQNTAYLWLRLERFEGAVEVKYSLDGEQYTMLRLAYLSEAQTLQVGPMCASPEREGFQVVFEDFQITPLIDV